In Castanea sativa cultivar Marrone di Chiusa Pesio chromosome 6, ASM4071231v1, a single window of DNA contains:
- the LOC142638545 gene encoding protein DNA-DAMAGE INDUCIBLE 1-like: protein MGKPLVVTLVSSRLLRLIDQRYKGIAQGVDWEYILSLLINSIGFSQYGIPLWPEYAPEAPDLKDNVLRVGGGEVSVPFLQEKDIPSHFLSEERLSKQAFSSGGPHMTEKLSRFAILLIVDPVDLGPDFEAKVAKLVELGLGWEAVIQALKLFEGNEDQAAGFIFGG, encoded by the exons ATGGGAAAGCCTCTTGTTGTGACTTTGGTGTCTTCCAGATTGTTGAGGCTTATAGATCAACGTTATAAGGGCATTGCTCAAGGAGTTG ATTGGGAATATATTTTATCCTTGCTCATTAACAGTATTGGATTCTCCCAATATGGAATTCCCCTTTGGCCTGAATATGCTCCGGAAGCACCAG ATTTAAAGGATAATGTTTTGAGAGTTGGTGGTGGAGAAGTTTCTGTCCCATTTTTGCAAG AAAAAGACATCCCATCACACTTTCTTAGTGAAGAAAGGTTGTCCAAGCAAGCATTCAGCTCAGGGGGACCCCA CATGACTGAGAAGTTGTCACGGTTTGCCATCTTATTGATTGTTGACCCTGTTGATCTG GGACCTGATTTTGAAGCCAAAGTGGCAAAGCTTGTTGAGCTAGGGTTAGGATGGGAAGCAGTCATACAAGCTCTTAAATTATTCGAAGGAAATGAAGATCAGGCTGCTGGGTTTATTTTTGGGGGTTGA